A genome region from Candidatus Hydrogenedens sp. includes the following:
- a CDS encoding Gfo/Idh/MocA family oxidoreductase yields the protein MINRRQFIAASTVALATASLSQKVKAQSPKMRAGIIGCRRRGSQVAENLVKSGYFEIKTLCDCDENELNEAKKELASKNINVSVLEKDFRRVLDDKDIDAVVVATPDHWHSLISAMAVSAGKHVYVEKPFSYNIYDGYAVLQAMKKNPKQVVVVGSQQRSGKHFQEARAFLQSGELGKIAFARAGTIHWREPLPKVPDSDPPKNLDYDMWTGPAPMKPYNKYRVHYNWHFMLDYGTGDTGNWAAHWLDIVRWFLNIDYPSRVFASGGQFVTKDIKEWPDTQTAILEYPELTVVWELRLWSEYGMDSFAEFHGEKGTMVITRGDWKVFPNGKKKEPKTYPGSDIEIPHAVNFAKTILGEEKPNAPAEEGHISAVLCHLCNISTMLSRPVVFDPQNLTIKDDPEASKWIKRTYREPWNIDQYI from the coding sequence ATGATAAATCGTCGTCAATTTATTGCTGCATCTACGGTAGCTTTAGCCACTGCAAGCCTTTCCCAAAAAGTCAAAGCACAATCCCCCAAAATGCGTGCAGGTATCATTGGCTGTCGAAGAAGGGGTTCTCAGGTAGCAGAAAATCTTGTAAAATCCGGCTATTTTGAAATCAAAACTTTGTGTGACTGTGATGAAAATGAATTAAATGAGGCAAAAAAAGAACTTGCCTCAAAGAATATCAATGTATCGGTTTTGGAAAAAGATTTCCGTCGGGTATTGGATGATAAAGATATAGATGCAGTGGTTGTTGCTACACCTGACCATTGGCATTCCCTAATATCCGCAATGGCTGTTTCCGCAGGAAAGCATGTATATGTAGAAAAACCTTTTTCATACAATATTTACGATGGTTATGCTGTTCTTCAAGCTATGAAAAAAAATCCTAAGCAGGTAGTTGTAGTCGGCTCTCAACAACGGAGCGGAAAACATTTTCAGGAAGCCCGTGCCTTTTTACAATCCGGTGAATTAGGAAAAATAGCTTTTGCCCGTGCAGGAACAATTCATTGGCGTGAACCCCTACCCAAAGTACCTGACAGTGACCCTCCCAAGAATCTTGATTATGACATGTGGACAGGTCCTGCTCCTATGAAACCTTATAACAAATATCGTGTTCATTACAATTGGCATTTCATGCTTGACTACGGAACAGGGGATACAGGGAATTGGGCTGCCCATTGGTTAGATATTGTCCGCTGGTTTTTGAATATAGACTATCCTTCTCGTGTTTTTGCCTCGGGAGGACAATTCGTTACCAAAGATATTAAAGAATGGCCTGACACTCAAACGGCTATTCTCGAATATCCAGAACTGACTGTCGTTTGGGAACTCCGTCTATGGTCCGAATATGGGATGGACTCCTTCGCTGAATTTCACGGAGAAAAAGGCACGATGGTTATTACACGGGGCGATTGGAAAGTATTCCCGAACGGTAAGAAAAAAGAACCTAAAACCTACCCCGGTAGCGATATTGAAATACCCCATGCTGTCAATTTTGCCAAAACGATTCTCGGTGAAGAAAAACCGAACGCCCCTGCTGAGGAAGGGCATATTTCTGCCGTTCTCTGTCATCTTTGCAATATTAGTACTATGCTTTCTCGTCCTGTGGTGTTCGACCCACAAAACCTGACTATTAAAGATGACCCTGAAGCATCCAAGTGGATAAAACGCACATACCGCGAACCATGGAATATTGACCAATATATTTAA
- a CDS encoding sugar phosphate isomerase/epimerase family protein, which translates to MKMALNGWMVCGFQGEVKIESVVKEVKAMGWDGIELCYGAGDLSPTATKDDLKHIRKVVESEGLEIPSLATGFYWGCSLGSPDTEERKQAIEFTKTYIEAAHQLGAGTVLVLPGTVDVCFDPNRPTVPAKEVWKWAQDSIQQLTPIAETNQVVIALENVWSKFLTGPFEFAQFIDIFPSPWVKAYFDAGNCLINGYPEHWAEILGNRIARVHVKNFKRNNGGGTLDNFTPSLLDGDMNWKNLIQTLKVIGYDYYLTAEVIVGDMPDIKKAKQVADELKSILNENK; encoded by the coding sequence ATGAAAATGGCATTAAATGGATGGATGGTTTGTGGTTTTCAGGGTGAAGTAAAAATTGAATCCGTTGTGAAAGAAGTCAAAGCAATGGGATGGGACGGTATTGAGTTATGTTATGGAGCAGGCGATCTATCCCCTACTGCAACAAAGGATGATTTAAAGCACATTCGGAAAGTAGTAGAATCGGAAGGATTAGAAATTCCTTCATTAGCAACGGGTTTTTATTGGGGTTGTTCCCTTGGAAGCCCCGATACTGAGGAACGAAAACAAGCCATCGAATTTACAAAAACTTATATAGAAGCGGCTCATCAATTAGGTGCAGGTACAGTACTTGTATTGCCCGGGACTGTTGATGTATGTTTTGACCCGAACCGTCCTACGGTCCCTGCAAAGGAAGTGTGGAAATGGGCACAGGATTCTATACAACAACTAACACCTATTGCAGAAACAAATCAAGTTGTCATTGCTCTTGAAAATGTCTGGAGCAAATTCCTCACAGGACCCTTCGAGTTTGCCCAATTTATTGATATATTCCCATCCCCATGGGTCAAAGCCTATTTTGATGCGGGCAATTGCTTAATAAATGGTTACCCTGAGCATTGGGCTGAAATCCTTGGAAACCGAATTGCCCGTGTCCATGTCAAAAATTTCAAACGCAATAACGGTGGCGGGACTTTAGATAATTTTACACCAAGCCTATTGGATGGGGACATGAACTGGAAAAATTTAATACAGACATTAAAAGTCATCGGCTATGATTATTATCTCACTGCAGAAGTTATTGTCGGAGACATGCCAGACATAAAAAAAGCCAAACAGGTCGCTGACGAATTAAAATCAATACTAAATGAGAATAAATAA
- a CDS encoding site-specific DNA-methyltransferase, producing MENKNLSQKNISLFDFDIKEERDNFSRIDKNSLGKLLDKYFIKDMNDWKDVDADLIVTDPPFGIEFSGKNGNYNRNVKNVVDGYVEWKVLEYGEKIQSLLECIKNNLKNNGQALIFSGWNNSNIIHDRIMNFDGLTLRGKMYWTYNFAPVCRVKPSHNVYEIYWVTKGEKWTYHNRCSTHHCQNGEPNLTTLNFKRDYKINMPKYPTRLPFNLLQCLLEHFSNEGDLIFDPLCGSGMIGIVSYMLQRDFIMGDLNKNGKVVFQHLLDFYLNNDILNQDIEIRMWWKNKKNEFLKLNDYLYPPGGNHIL from the coding sequence ATGGAAAACAAAAACCTATCACAAAAAAATATTAGCCTTTTCGATTTTGACATAAAAGAAGAAAGGGATAATTTTAGCCGAATAGATAAAAATTCTTTAGGAAAACTTTTAGATAAGTATTTTATCAAAGATATGAATGATTGGAAGGATGTTGATGCCGATTTAATCGTTACAGACCCACCATTTGGAATAGAATTCAGCGGGAAAAATGGAAACTATAATAGGAATGTAAAAAATGTGGTTGATGGATATGTAGAATGGAAAGTTCTTGAATATGGGGAAAAAATTCAGAGTCTTTTAGAATGCATTAAAAACAATTTAAAAAATAACGGGCAGGCTTTAATCTTTTCGGGTTGGAATAATAGCAATATTATTCACGATAGAATTATGAATTTTGATGGTTTAACATTACGAGGGAAAATGTACTGGACATATAATTTTGCTCCGGTTTGTAGAGTAAAACCTTCTCATAATGTTTACGAAATCTATTGGGTAACGAAGGGGGAAAAATGGACATACCACAACCGATGTTCGACCCATCATTGTCAGAATGGAGAACCTAACCTTACCACATTAAACTTTAAACGAGACTATAAAATTAATATGCCCAAATATCCTACAAGATTACCTTTTAATCTATTACAATGTTTACTGGAACATTTTTCTAATGAAGGTGATTTAATTTTTGACCCTCTGTGTGGAAGCGGAATGATTGGCATTGTCTCTTACATGTTGCAAAGGGATTTCATAATGGGCGATTTAAATAAAAATGGGAAAGTAGTATTTCAACATTTACTCGATTTCTATTTAAACAATGATATTCTTAATCAAGACATTGAAATTAGGATGTGGTGGAAAAATAAAAAGAATGAATTTTTAAAATTAAATGATTACTTATACCCTCCAGGGGGTAATCACATTTTATAA